The window CGCCGCCATCGCTTCGATCGACGTCGTCCGCCCACTCGTGACGATACGGCTGACGGTTCGAGACGACGATCACCGACTCGGGAACGTCGAGTGAGGTTCCGCCATCGGTCATTACACTTCGATGTAATCGGTTATCACCTGTTCCCTGTCGTGATGAGTCCCGTTGGCTCGCCCGCCGGTTTGTGCGATCTGTGCCCGTGAAATCCGCGTCCCGCTGTCGATGCTGCGCTGTCGCTGACCAGTCCGTAGTACGCATCTAATCCAGACATCACCACACCGACGTGTTCGTACGCGGCCTGCGCACTCAAGGCATTGATATAGCCTCCCGTTTGCGGGGAAAATCATCCATATTATCTCCCGACATACACTTTTTCCGCGGTTTCGGGTAACGTTCATTAGGGTTCTCCGAAACCATCTGGCATGGATACACCATTCGCCGATCGCGTGAATCGGTGCCAGGGACGCCTCGCCGATTACGGGGCTGACGTCGCCGTGATCGCTCCCGGCCCGAATCTCACCTACCTCGCCGGACTGACGGAGTCACCGTCGGAACGTCACTTCCTGTACGTCATCCCGCGGACGGGCGCGGCCACGATACTCGCGCCCGCGATGTATCGGGCCGAACTCGAGGAAGCGCCGATCGACCGCGTCCGCCTCTGGGACGACGGCGACGAGCCCGTCGCGATGCTTCAGACGGTTCTCGAAGACGTCGAACAGACCCTGTCCAACCCCGATCCCCTCAACATCCTGCTCGACGACCGCATGTGGACGACGTTCTCCCAGGACGTACGAGCCGTCCGTCCCGATGCGGAGTACGGCCTCGCGAGCAGCGTCCTTGGCCCGCTCAGGCTCCGAAAAGACGCCTTCGAGCGCGATACCCTCCGCACCGCTGGCTCTCTCGCCGATCGCGTCTCGATGACTCTTCGAGACCGTAGCGATGAGGTCGTCGACCTGACCGAACGTGAACTCGCGGAAGAGATCAATCGCCTCCTCGAGCGCGAGGGCGGGGCGGGCCCGGCGTTCGACACGATCGTGGCTGCGGGGCCAAACGGCGCTCGTCCCCACCACCGACCGGACGAGACGGTCATCGAAGCGGGTGATCCGGTCGTGCTCGATTTCGGTGCGTACGTCGACGGCGGCCTCGAGTCCGGTGCAGCGCCGTACCCGGGCGACCAGACGCGAACGATCGTCTTCGATGGCGAACCGCCAGCGGGTTACGAGGAGATACACGAGACGGTACGTCGCGCCCAGCGGGCCGCAGTCGACCACGTCGAACCCGAGGTGACGGCCGAATCGGTCGACGCCGTCGCCCGGGACGTCATCGAGGACGCCGGCTACGGGGACGAGTTCGTTCACCGAACCGGCCACGGTGTCGGCCTCGAGGTGCACGAACCACCGTACATCGTCGAGGGGAACGACCAGATCCTGGAACCTGGCATGGTTTTCAGCGTCGAACCGGGGATCTACCTCGAGGGTGAGTACGGAGTTCGCCTCGAGGATCTCGTGCTCGTGACCGAGGACGGCTCTGAACGGTTGAACTCGTCGCCGATGCGCTGGGAGGCCTGATAGGGGGCGAAGACGATGTACCCCGCCGGTCGGCCGTGGCGGGGTCGTTACTCGGCAGTGCGTGACGAAACGACGCCGCTGAAGCGACACGAGGATTGCTTCATTTCCCCGCTAAAATATATTTTAGCTTTCACTTATCCGCCGATGGAGCCTGTGTTGAGTCGATGCACCCCAATCGACAGGAACAACGTCCAATCGAGAGTGGGCTCGAGTTCGGAACGGAATTCGCTCGAGGAACCCCCACGACCATAGATCAGCATCGCACCGACAACCCGGAACCCGTCGTCTCGACCGGAACGACGATCGTCGGCGTGGCAGGCGACGAAAGTGTCGTTCTCGCCGGTGACACGCGTGCCAGTCTCGGCGGCCGATTCGTCACCAATCAGGACGCCCGGAAAGTCGAACGAATCGGGGAACGTGCCGCGGTCGGCTTCACCGGCAGCGTCAGTTCGGCACAGGCACTCCTCAGACAGCTTCGGGCCGAATCACGTCTGTACGAACACCGTCACAATCGCTCCCCATCCACCTCGACGCTGTCGTCGATGGCGGGATCGCTCCTCCGGAGCGGTCGCTTCCCGATGCTCGAGCTCGTCCTCGTCGGGATGGACGACCAGCCAGCGGTGTACAGCGTCGGCCGTGGTGGCTCGATCCTCGACTCGCCGTTCGCCGCCGCTGGCAGCGGGATGCAGGTCGCCTATGGGGCACTCGAGGATGCCTTCCGCGACGACCTCTCGATGGCCGAAACGCGCTCGATCGTCGCCAGTGCCGTCGCCGCCGCGACCGAACGGGACACCGCGAGCGGCGACGGGATGACCGTCGTGACGATTCAGGGTGGCGACGAGATATCCCTCGAGGAGTCGGGATACGACTCGATCGAATCGGCGCTCGAGACGTGTTCGCACGATAGCGGCCCCGCGAACCACCGCTCTGAATCGGAGGGTAAGCGATGAACGGAAACGCCAGGCAGCAGGCCTACGACCGCGGCCACACCATCTTCTCGCCCGACGGGCGACTGTACCAGGTCGAGTACGCCAGGCAGGCGGTCGAACGCGGTGCGCCGAGCGTCGGCATCCGCACGGACGACGGCATCGTTCTGGCCGCCCGGAAACGGATTCGATCGCCACTGCTCGAGGCCGATTCCATCGACAAGATTCACGCCGTCGACGACCACCTCGCTATCGCGTCGGCGGGCCACGCCGCCGACGCACACCGACTCGTCGATGAGGCTCGCCTCGCGAGTCAGCGCCATCGGCTCAGCTACGACGAACCAATCCCATTCGAGGCGCTCGCGGACGCGGTCGCCCGACACGTACAGGAACACACCCACGCCGGTGGATCGAGACCGTACGGTGCGGCGCTCCTCGTCGGCGGGATAGACGCAGCGCCACCGACCATCTCGTCCGAGGGGCCGACGCCTCGATTGTACGAAGTCGACCCGAGCGGGACCCGATACGGCTGGCACGGGGTCGCCATCGGCGACGGCTCGACGGGATGTCGGGAGATTCTCGAGTCGTCCCTCCCGGAATCGACGTCGACAGGTGAAGACGAACTGCCGCTGTCAATCGACGACGTGATCGGTGTCGCGTTCGACGCGCTCGAGGCCGCCAGCGACGAGGCGATTACCGTGGATACGGCCGAATGTTCACTACTCCGAACTGACGGTGAACGGCCAGAACACCTCTCGAGCGAACGCCTCGCTGGGTACCTCGCCTGAATCGATCGACCCTGCGTACGTGTGATCAGTCCCGGTCGATCGCTCCCGATTCGTCGGAAGCGCTTCGCTGGGTTTCGACGACCTGACTGGTGCCGTCGACGTACAGCGCCAGCACGTCACCTGCTCGTTCGGTTACGACGCGAACGCAGATCGGCTCCTTCGAGAGAACCGTTTCGGCCCACTCGGGCCCGACGTTCCACAGGGGCCGGTTGCGGATGTCGATCCCGTGATCGTGGTAAAACGAGATGACGCTCGGATGCTCGAGGATGGAGAGCGTGACGGGGCATCGGAGTTCGTGTTGGCACTGATTGCAGGTGTGAACCACCTGTGGCGGCGTCTGGCTGTGCTCGCCCGCGGTCTCGCCCCCAGTTGAACCGGCTCCCGATTCCGTCGAGAGAGTCGATACCCGACTCGCGACGTCGCCGCCACACTCCGGACAGACGCCGTCACTCATCGTCGCGAGCCGATATCGATGATGTCGGTCGAAGGCTGCGGGAAGGTCGTCGCCGTGGCTCTCGAGCCCGGACGGTGGAAACTGCAGTCGGAGAACCTGCCGGTCACAGTCTGGGCAGGTGATCGTCACGACGTTGTCCACGGTCTGTGCCTCGAGCGTCGGTAGTTCGTGTTCGTGTTCTCGTTCGTCTTCGGGTTCGAATGCGGATCCCGATTCGGCAGATACGGATGAAGATGTGGACGCAGATGATCGATCACGGGTACAGAACGGGCACGGGTCGTCGAGTTCGATCGGCGGACTGTCGATTCGCCTGGTGTACGCCCCCGTCTGGATTGCCCGGGCGATTTTCAGTCCGGCGTAGGTAAACTCGTAGCCCGGTTCTCGGCGGCCGTCATCATCGCCGTCCGAATCGTCGGTAGCGTCGACCTTCCGGAGAAACGGGCCAACGAGTTTCTCGAGATGGTAAGCGAACCCGGCCGAGGTGTCGGCCGAGCTGGCCGCGAAGAGGTCGGCGAACGTCTGCCTCGAGAGGCCGTCGTCCTCGAGCGCGTGCAACTGGTTCTCGAGGATTTCCGCTCGGATCTCGTGTCCGACGGCCTGGAATGCGCTCGAGGAGTCAATGATCTCCGTCCGCTCGAGGGAAACGTCGCTCGAGTCGCCACCGGTGCGCTCGTCGCTCGAGTCGCCACTCGTGCTCCTGTCGCGATTGGTACCCGCCCGCGATCGTTCACCAGTGGCTGACGTAGCGAACTGGCCGTCGCCGTCCGCGTCGGACTGGGTCACACGCGAGCTACTCCAGCCTGCCACATGAGTATTGTGCCCCCACGGCGCCGAGAAAACCTCCTCACGACCGTTCCCGCAAAACTCCACCGCCGAGTCCTTCCCACTCGACGCGATAGCCCAGGCGCGAAAGTGCTGCACTCGATTCTTCGATGCCGACGTTCTCGAGGACGGACTCGGCCGCCGACAGCGAACAGCCGGCCTCAAGTTCGTCCGCGAGGCGCTCGAGCACCGCGGGCCTGACGAGGGTACGTCCAACGCGTTCGTGTACGGGAAAGTGAACCGATTCGATGGCGTCTTCGCTGACGCCGTGGCTTCCGGCGACGTCGGCGAGCGTGATCACGTCCGCCTCCGGAACCAGTTCAGCTGGGAGGGTCGAGACGCTCGCTTCAACCAGGTCGGCCTCGTACTCCCGGAGGACATCGGCGACGTCCTTGATGCGCACCGTTCCCCGGTACGGAATCGCCCGGTGGTCGCGGGCTTCGATCGCTTCCCCGGCACCGAGCGATTCGTCGACGGCGACAAGCATGTCTACGTCCTCGAGTTCCGCGAGTTGAGCGAGCTTCTTCTCGACGTATTCGGGCGTCCAGAAGCCCATAATTTCGAAGTACACCCGAAAGTCGGCGTGGCGATAGTCGAAGGCGAAATCGGGAATCATCACCCGCGTTCCCGTCGCGAGTGGCTCGGGTTCCCGGCGCAGTTCCCACTCGAGGTCGAGTCCCCCGAACCGGGCGGCGAAGTCGGCTTCGACGTCGCTGTCGAAAGAGACCTCGGCTATCGGCTCGGCGTCCGGGACGCGAATCGGATCGTCGTCCGACAGCGAGAGCGTTCGCTCCGTTCCCCGGTCGTCGATCGTCGCCTCGAGCGACCACTCCCTCGCGTTCACGAGCGTCCGAAGGAGGCGAGCGAATCCCGTCCCGTAGCGTCTTGTCGCCCGAAAGAGGGTCGTCGGACCGGTGACGACGACTACCCGTCCCTCATCTGTTCGCTCGATCTCGTACATCAACCGGAGTCGTTTGACCGCCGACACGAGCGTCTTCGGATCGCCCGATCGGATTCGAACCTCGGTAGCGTCGAACAGCGCGGTCTGTGCCAGCGAGAGGTTGTAGCGTGCCAGGAGTTCGTCCGGCGTCCACGGGACGTCTATCTCGCGGAGTACCTGCCGCTCCTCGAGATCGGCGTACAGCGCCCCCTCGAGCGTTGGGACGGACAGGTCGAACCGATCGGCAGCCTGCTCGAGCGCTCGCTCTCGCTCGGTCTCGGTCACGACGCCGACGGTTTCGGCCGCCTCGAACACCCGCGGTCGAAGCCGTTCGGGATCGACTGGAGCGTCCGTTTCGAAGGCTGCCTCTCGCTCGAGCAACGTGGCGAAACCACGAACCAGTTTGAAGTCGGGAGCGTCGGCCTCGAGGTCAGCGAGCGCATCCTCGAGCGTTTCGCGTGTCTCGCCGGCGTGCCCCTGAAACGTCCCGATAACGCGGGCGGCGAGCGGCCGGTGCTCCCGGCGAGCGAACTGGGGATGGTAGCCGCCGCCGGCCCTCGAGACGCGAAGCAGTTCCTTGCGCAGCATCCGATCGGTTCTCGGGGTGCTGACGGCAAAAGTCGTCCGCTCGAGGGGCCGATTCGGGTCTGGTGCTGAGATTCGTTCCCAGGGACGACGTAGAATCTGGGAGGCACGTCCCCAGCCGGAAACCCACACATGGCCAACACCAAACCCAAAACGTTTCACTTGCGCGTGACGTCCATTTTGGTAGCATGTCACGCCGAGTGAGTCGTCGCGTCCGAACGCCAGTTCTCAACCTGCGGGGCCGCTCGCGGTCGCCAGTAGACCGAACCGTTGTCTCCGACTCCCGTGTGAGGTGGATCTCGCTATGAGGCCGACTCACATCGATGCGATCGTCGACCTCGCCTACGGGGCGTTGATTATTCTCTCGGTCGTGTTGATCGCGAGGCTCGACACGAACATTGGTATCGCGTTCGGGGTCGGGGTCTTCGCATCCTATGTCATCCACGTCGTCTGGAAGATGGCGCGGTTCGACCCCGAGTGGATGACTCGAGTCGTCGAGGAAACTGTCGGCGAGACCGTCGAGGAGACGGTCGAGAAGGAGGTCGGCCCACGGGTCGAACAGACGGTCAGCGAAACCGTCGAGAAGGAAGTTAGCCCGAAGGTCGAACAGACGGTCAGCGAAACCGTCGAGAAAGAGGTTGGCCCGAAGGTCGAACAGACGGTCAGCGAAACCGTCGAGAAAGAGGTTGGTCCGAAGGTCGAACAGACGGTCAGCGAAACCGTCGAAGAATCGGTGACGAAACAGGTTCAGGAGGTGCAGTCACAGGTCGAATCGGTCGAAGAACGCGTCGACCGCCGACCCCGAGAGGATCAGGTCGAGGCCTTGATCGAGGAGTCAGTCGAGAGCAATCAGGAGAACGAAGGACGTGGCGGCGAGACCGACGACGGCGAGACCGACGACGGCGAGACTGACGACGACGAGTCCGAGTAGCCACCTCCTTTCAGCACGATTTTGCGTCCTTTCAGTGGTGTGGTGCTGATATGGATCGTTCACCTGACGACCGTCACCGGTATCGGGGCCCGCTTGACTACTGTCTCGGCGACGTTTCCCACGAGGATCCGTCGAGTGACGCCTTCGCTGTGTTTCCCGTGGCTGCCGATTACGATCGTCTCGTAGTCGTCCGCCCGGTCGACGATCGCACGGGCCGGGTGCCCGATTGCGACGGCCGTCTCGATCTCACGATCACGGTTAGCTGCGACGTTGCGTGCGCGCTCGAAGACGGATTCGGCCCGCTCGGCAGCCGCCTTCTCGATGTCCTCTTCGAGGGCGAGGCCAACCGCGTCGCCCATCATCATGGATGGCACGCCGACGACGTTCAACACCGTTACTGCGGCGTCGGGATGGTTCTCGAGCGCGTAAACGAGAGCGTGTTCGGCGGGCCTCGAGTCGTCCATCGGGACGAGGATCTTCGAGAGCATGGGTGACATTCGACATCTGTGACCATAAGGACAGGTCTGGTCGCGAACGGGCGGAACGGCGACGTCACTTGCCCGCGAGTGAAGCCCTGAGCACGTCAGCGACCCCCACTGGAATCAGTTCGTGCGTCCTGATTCGTTTACGCGACGCCGGGAAGCACCGTGAAGAACCCGTACGCAAGGAGGGTGGACATCGACGGCCCGATGATCCACATCGAGACGTATTTCATGACGGCTCGTGGGTTGAACAGGTCGCTCGCGTCGAGCACGTCTTCGGTCTCCTCCTCCCCGATCGCCGGCGCTTTCTCTCCGGACTCTTCTGCCGTGAGCGCCCCCATCGCGATTTCGGTATCGCTCGTGTCGCCGGCAATCGCTTCCCGAGCCGTGATGGGTCGGGTAGCTCGCCCCCAGCCGAGACCGACGATCGTCATCACCGACGCCATCACGAGGCTGATCGGGATGCCCATCCACGAGAGTGTCGTCGTGATCGACGCCGCCGTAACCATTACGATGAGGGCGGCGAGCAGCGGGATGTCGCTGAGTTCGCCGCCGACTGATTCCATCGTCCGGCGAGCGATGGTAAATCCGCCGAGACCGATCGCGACCGTCGCGAGGAGAATGGCCGGTGTCGGCTCGAGCGCGTTGCTGCTGACGAGTGGTGCGACGGCATTGGGGACGTTGCTGGCCCCGGCGCTGAACGCCATGTAGCAGCCGACGGCCATGACGATCATCGTACTCACAAGTTCACGATACGTCGTGTTCGGGCCGAGAACTGGTTTCGGGAGCGTTGTCGTTCGATCGAGAGCCAACAGCGCCCCATCCGACTTCTTAATCTGGTATCGACGATTGAGTTCCGGGTAGATGTACCGTCCGATGGTCGCGCCGATCCAGAACCCGATGATCGGGGTAACGACCCACCACGAGATGATCCAGGCGATCGTCTCGTAGTTGAGCGTTCCCGTCGCCAGTCCCAGCCCAGCGATCGCCCCAACCGTCGTCATCGAGGTCGGAACGGGCACGCCGAAGACGTTTGCAATCAGGATGCCGAGGCCGATGAAAAAGAGGACGGCGACCCCCGCAGCCAGGGAGATTTCGATCGTAATGATGTCCCCCGACAGCGTGTCCATGACGTTCTGACCGACGGTCGCCCCGCCGAGAAAGACGAAAAACGTCATCACGGCGGCGGCGGTCGTCTTTCGAATCAGCCCTGCCCCAACCGCAGGCCCCCACGCGATCCCGGTCGACGAACCACCGATGTTGAAACCGACGAAAAGAGAGGCGACGATGCCGATCGCCAGTACGGTCGAGATCATTGCATTATAGATTACGTGAACGGACAGAAATAGATTATGAGACCATCCGTCCCGTGTGCAGGATTTCGAGATAATTTGTCAAAGTGGGTGTAATTCTTCGAGGCGGTGAGTACGGCTTCGAATCGATGGCAAACCGTTTCGGGTGGACACGTCATTAAAATGGTCGGAGGACACGAGCGCGTTCCGTAGGGCCTGCTCGATCGGTTCAACCGACGGACTCGATCAGTGTCGCGGCGGTGAGTGGTCGTCGTCCGGATCGTCGGCATCGACGCCAGATACGTCGTCCGCTGCCGTCACGTCTACATCATCTGCAGCTGTCACATCGTCGTCGGTGTCGTCCTCGAGTTCGATATCCCCCTCGTCGTTGACGACGATCGTCACGGGTTCGACGTCATCGTCGAACTCGTCCGTGTCCTCGCGATCGAAGAGTCGATCGAGCGTGAAGATCGTGTTGAGTTCGCGCTGTACCTGGTCGACGACGCCGCCAACGAGCTCGCTCGGTTGAATCGCCGTGTACTCGTATGGGTTGTTTCCAGCCCCTTCGCTGGCACGCTTCTGCCGAATCACCCGATCCTCCTCGTGGAGTTCCGCCAGGGCTTCGCGAACCGTACTCGGATAGAGGCCCGTCCCCTGTGCGACCTCTTCGGACGTGCTGCCAGGATTGGCTAATAAGTGCACGTAGATCTTCGCCCGCGTCTCGGTGTCGAGAATCCACGACAGGAGGTCGACGATCCGCTGATCGACTTCGTCGGCGGTTGCCGCCATTCGTGTCTGCTCATCCGTCCGTTCGAGTTCCCCCGTCGTCTCGACGTCACCCGACCGTTCTTCCTCCTCCAGTGATTCGTCCACGCCGGCTGTCCCGCCCGATTCGTCCGTGTTTCCCGCCTCGAGATCCGGGTCGTCGTCGGTTACCCGGTGCTCGTGCTCGTTAGAATCATCAGAAACCATGTGTCCTCTCGTGTAGGACAAAGTCTGCAACGGTGTTAAACCTTTGTGGGTCGTCGTCGCGGCGAGTACCCACGGAAACGGTTCATTCAGCGCTGAGATTCCATCCGGTCGAGAAGCGGATTAGGCCGATCAACACTCGAGCAGTAACGACTCACACAGCGCATCCGCTCCGTCCTCCTCCCTGATTCGGCGCTGGCGTTCAGCACCGCTCTCGCGCTCGTACACCTGACGGATGCCGTCGATATCGAGACGTTCACACTCCCGATCGACGACCTCGCCGAGGGTGACCGTTCCCTCGAGGTCGCGGTCGATGAAGCTGGCGTCGTGGCCGTGGCGGATCGCCCGCCACTTGTTTTCGTCGAGGAGTTCCCGACGGTGGTGGTGTGTACGGCCACCATCCTCGTATTCCTCGGCGAGCGTCGTCACGAGCGTGTGGGTGTACTCGACGAACGCCATCACGACGTCCGGATCGGCCTGTCCGTCCGGTGTTCGAACCTCGACCGTTCCGTGGCCGGTGTGCGGGCGGACGTCGTACCAGAGTTCGCCACGGTCGCGGATCGAGTCGGTCTCGAGCATCCGGCGTTCGAACGCGTCGAACGCTTCAAAATCCTCGAAATAGGTCGGCATTCCCGTGTTCGGGAGTCCCTCGAAAATCTTGGCTCGAGCGGAGTGAAGACCGGTGTCGAACCCGTCCCAGTACGGCGAGTTCGCCGAAAGCGCGAGCATGATCGGGACGAACCAGCGTAGTTCGTTCGCGATCCAGACCGCCTTGTCGGCGTCGTCGACACCCACGTGGACGTGGACGCCTGCGGTCGTATTTCGATGCTGGGTGTACTGGATCCGGTCGAGCTGTGACCGGTATCGCGACTTTTCGGCGTGCTCGAGTTCGCGCCAGCGTGCGAGCGGGTGTAAGCCGGCCGCTGCGACCTGATAGCCGTGGGCCGCTGCGTGGTCGATCAACGCCCGCCTGACCTCCAGCAGCGACGATTCGGCGTTCGAGGGCCGCTCGATCAACGGCGTTTGCGTCTCGATGACGCACTTGAACAGTTCGTGATCCAGCCGATCCTCGAGTATCGCAGGCGGCTCGTGATCGTACACCAGCGTATCCGTTCCGCTCGTGGGACGGCCGCGCTCGTCGACGACGAAGTATTCCTCCTCGATTCCCAGCGACCCCATTCGCGTGAACGATTCCGACGACCCGCGTTCCATCGGCCGGGACTTGCATCCCCGATGCTAAATACCGTTTGGAGTCGGCAGCGACCTCCGAATGGTCGCGGTGACTTTATACGAGGGGGGACAAGACAGGGCAGGAACCATGCACGGCCGGAGATTGGCGACGACGGAGGCACTGATCGCCGTCGTCAGCCCGGAGAGTCAGGGGGTACTCGATACACTCGAGTCGATCGCCGCCGACCGCGACATCGGTCT of the Natronosalvus vescus genome contains:
- a CDS encoding archaeal proteasome endopeptidase complex subunit alpha, encoding MNGNARQQAYDRGHTIFSPDGRLYQVEYARQAVERGAPSVGIRTDDGIVLAARKRIRSPLLEADSIDKIHAVDDHLAIASAGHAADAHRLVDEARLASQRHRLSYDEPIPFEALADAVARHVQEHTHAGGSRPYGAALLVGGIDAAPPTISSEGPTPRLYEVDPSGTRYGWHGVAIGDGSTGCREILESSLPESTSTGEDELPLSIDDVIGVAFDALEAASDEAITVDTAECSLLRTDGERPEHLSSERLAGYLA
- a CDS encoding aminopeptidase P family protein, which gives rise to MDTPFADRVNRCQGRLADYGADVAVIAPGPNLTYLAGLTESPSERHFLYVIPRTGAATILAPAMYRAELEEAPIDRVRLWDDGDEPVAMLQTVLEDVEQTLSNPDPLNILLDDRMWTTFSQDVRAVRPDAEYGLASSVLGPLRLRKDAFERDTLRTAGSLADRVSMTLRDRSDEVVDLTERELAEEINRLLEREGGAGPAFDTIVAAGPNGARPHHRPDETVIEAGDPVVLDFGAYVDGGLESGAAPYPGDQTRTIVFDGEPPAGYEEIHETVRRAQRAAVDHVEPEVTAESVDAVARDVIEDAGYGDEFVHRTGHGVGLEVHEPPYIVEGNDQILEPGMVFSVEPGIYLEGEYGVRLEDLVLVTEDGSERLNSSPMRWEA
- a CDS encoding DUF790 family protein, yielding MLRKELLRVSRAGGGYHPQFARREHRPLAARVIGTFQGHAGETRETLEDALADLEADAPDFKLVRGFATLLEREAAFETDAPVDPERLRPRVFEAAETVGVVTETERERALEQAADRFDLSVPTLEGALYADLEERQVLREIDVPWTPDELLARYNLSLAQTALFDATEVRIRSGDPKTLVSAVKRLRLMYEIERTDEGRVVVVTGPTTLFRATRRYGTGFARLLRTLVNAREWSLEATIDDRGTERTLSLSDDDPIRVPDAEPIAEVSFDSDVEADFAARFGGLDLEWELRREPEPLATGTRVMIPDFAFDYRHADFRVYFEIMGFWTPEYVEKKLAQLAELEDVDMLVAVDESLGAGEAIEARDHRAIPYRGTVRIKDVADVLREYEADLVEASVSTLPAELVPEADVITLADVAGSHGVSEDAIESVHFPVHERVGRTLVRPAVLERLADELEAGCSLSAAESVLENVGIEESSAALSRLGYRVEWEGLGGGVLRERS
- a CDS encoding DUF7351 domain-containing protein, whose protein sequence is MTQSDADGDGQFATSATGERSRAGTNRDRSTSGDSSDERTGGDSSDVSLERTEIIDSSSAFQAVGHEIRAEILENQLHALEDDGLSRQTFADLFAASSADTSAGFAYHLEKLVGPFLRKVDATDDSDGDDDGRREPGYEFTYAGLKIARAIQTGAYTRRIDSPPIELDDPCPFCTRDRSSASTSSSVSAESGSAFEPEDEREHEHELPTLEAQTVDNVVTITCPDCDRQVLRLQFPPSGLESHGDDLPAAFDRHHRYRLATMSDGVCPECGGDVASRVSTLSTESGAGSTGGETAGEHSQTPPQVVHTCNQCQHELRCPVTLSILEHPSVISFYHDHGIDIRNRPLWNVGPEWAETVLSKEPICVRVVTERAGDVLALYVDGTSQVVETQRSASDESGAIDRD
- a CDS encoding proteasome subunit alpha, whose translation is MHPNRQEQRPIESGLEFGTEFARGTPTTIDQHRTDNPEPVVSTGTTIVGVAGDESVVLAGDTRASLGGRFVTNQDARKVERIGERAAVGFTGSVSSAQALLRQLRAESRLYEHRHNRSPSTSTLSSMAGSLLRSGRFPMLELVLVGMDDQPAVYSVGRGGSILDSPFAAAGSGMQVAYGALEDAFRDDLSMAETRSIVASAVAAATERDTASGDGMTVVTIQGGDEISLEESGYDSIESALETCSHDSGPANHRSESEGKR
- a CDS encoding helix-turn-helix domain-containing protein — translated: MVSDDSNEHEHRVTDDDPDLEAGNTDESGGTAGVDESLEEEERSGDVETTGELERTDEQTRMAATADEVDQRIVDLLSWILDTETRAKIYVHLLANPGSTSEEVAQGTGLYPSTVREALAELHEEDRVIRQKRASEGAGNNPYEYTAIQPSELVGGVVDQVQRELNTIFTLDRLFDREDTDEFDDDVEPVTIVVNDEGDIELEDDTDDDVTAADDVDVTAADDVSGVDADDPDDDHSPPRH
- a CDS encoding glutamate--cysteine ligase, which codes for MERGSSESFTRMGSLGIEEEYFVVDERGRPTSGTDTLVYDHEPPAILEDRLDHELFKCVIETQTPLIERPSNAESSLLEVRRALIDHAAAHGYQVAAAGLHPLARWRELEHAEKSRYRSQLDRIQYTQHRNTTAGVHVHVGVDDADKAVWIANELRWFVPIMLALSANSPYWDGFDTGLHSARAKIFEGLPNTGMPTYFEDFEAFDAFERRMLETDSIRDRGELWYDVRPHTGHGTVEVRTPDGQADPDVVMAFVEYTHTLVTTLAEEYEDGGRTHHHRRELLDENKWRAIRHGHDASFIDRDLEGTVTLGEVVDRECERLDIDGIRQVYERESGAERQRRIREEDGADALCESLLLEC
- a CDS encoding inorganic phosphate transporter, coding for MISTVLAIGIVASLFVGFNIGGSSTGIAWGPAVGAGLIRKTTAAAVMTFFVFLGGATVGQNVMDTLSGDIITIEISLAAGVAVLFFIGLGILIANVFGVPVPTSMTTVGAIAGLGLATGTLNYETIAWIISWWVVTPIIGFWIGATIGRYIYPELNRRYQIKKSDGALLALDRTTTLPKPVLGPNTTYRELVSTMIVMAVGCYMAFSAGASNVPNAVAPLVSSNALEPTPAILLATVAIGLGGFTIARRTMESVGGELSDIPLLAALIVMVTAASITTTLSWMGIPISLVMASVMTIVGLGWGRATRPITAREAIAGDTSDTEIAMGALTAEESGEKAPAIGEEETEDVLDASDLFNPRAVMKYVSMWIIGPSMSTLLAYGFFTVLPGVA
- a CDS encoding universal stress protein; its protein translation is MLSKILVPMDDSRPAEHALVYALENHPDAAVTVLNVVGVPSMMMGDAVGLALEEDIEKAAAERAESVFERARNVAANRDREIETAVAIGHPARAIVDRADDYETIVIGSHGKHSEGVTRRILVGNVAETVVKRAPIPVTVVR